The following are encoded in a window of Haloarcula hispanica ATCC 33960 genomic DNA:
- a CDS encoding Tm-1-like ATP-binding domain-containing protein — MAVTIVGTLDTKGEEIGFARDVLRAQGVDVHIIDTGVVGDPGIDPDTTASAVAEAGGTTLGHLRDDADRGEAIEAMGKGAAAIVQQLHDAGDLDGVLGLGGSGNTSIATTAMRALPVGVPKVMVSTMASGDIEPYVGATDVMMLYSVADIEGLNQLSRRVIANAALAMVGMVTNQPDIEVEDRPTIGISMFGVTTQCVQTAREYLEERGYETIIFHATGTGGKAMEALVRQGVIDGVLDVTTTEWADELVGGVLAAGPDRLDAAAETGTPQVVSTGALDMVNFGPRDSVPEEFEGRHFHIHNPQVTLMRTTAEENADLGEVIAKKLSAANGPTALYIPLGGVSMLDVEGADFHDPDADTALFEALKTNLAESVELVEMETDINDEAFARALAEQLDAYMRAVDLAPEE, encoded by the coding sequence ATGGCCGTCACAATCGTTGGGACCCTCGATACGAAAGGCGAAGAGATAGGTTTCGCCCGAGATGTCCTTCGCGCGCAAGGCGTTGACGTACACATCATCGACACGGGCGTGGTGGGCGACCCAGGGATCGATCCGGACACTACTGCGAGTGCGGTCGCCGAAGCGGGCGGCACCACGCTGGGGCACCTCCGGGACGATGCCGACCGCGGTGAGGCGATCGAAGCGATGGGCAAGGGCGCAGCGGCGATCGTCCAGCAGCTACACGATGCTGGCGACCTCGACGGTGTGCTCGGACTCGGCGGTTCGGGCAACACCTCGATCGCGACCACGGCGATGCGGGCGCTGCCGGTTGGTGTCCCGAAAGTGATGGTCTCGACGATGGCCTCCGGCGACATTGAACCGTATGTCGGTGCCACTGACGTGATGATGTTGTATTCGGTGGCTGATATTGAGGGACTCAACCAACTCTCCCGGAGGGTGATTGCTAATGCTGCCCTCGCGATGGTCGGGATGGTCACGAACCAGCCAGACATCGAAGTTGAAGACCGCCCCACTATCGGGATCTCGATGTTCGGTGTCACCACACAGTGCGTCCAGACGGCTCGGGAGTATCTCGAAGAACGAGGCTACGAGACGATCATCTTCCATGCGACTGGGACCGGTGGGAAGGCGATGGAGGCCCTCGTGAGACAAGGCGTCATCGACGGCGTGTTGGACGTGACGACGACGGAGTGGGCCGACGAGCTTGTAGGGGGTGTGCTTGCTGCTGGCCCCGACAGGCTGGACGCCGCCGCGGAGACGGGCACGCCACAGGTCGTCTCGACGGGCGCGCTGGACATGGTCAACTTCGGGCCACGAGACTCCGTCCCCGAGGAGTTCGAGGGGCGGCACTTCCACATCCACAACCCACAGGTAACGCTGATGCGGACAACGGCCGAGGAGAACGCTGATCTGGGCGAGGTCATCGCGAAGAAGCTCTCAGCAGCGAACGGACCAACCGCCCTATATATTCCACTTGGAGGTGTTTCGATGCTCGACGTCGAGGGAGCGGATTTCCATGATCCCGACGCCGACACAGCCCTGTTCGAGGCACTCAAAACAAATCTGGCTGAGTCGGTCGAATTGGTCGAGATGGAGACCGACATCAATGACGAAGCGTTCGCCCGGGCACTGGCCGAGCAGCTTGACGCGTATATGCGGGCGGTAGATCTCGCTCCGGAGGAGTGA
- a CDS encoding cupin domain-containing protein, whose translation MTDSEYFITPDDVESQLFDWGVLKWLSTPDVTGGERFSAGVVKLEPGKGHERHSHPDSDEILFVIQGEGEQEVADQTRDISAGEMVFVPEGVEHGTVNTSWEPLLLLAVYAPPGPEEVLRDLPECEIVPPGELPTPENVEE comes from the coding sequence ATGACTGATAGCGAATACTTCATCACTCCTGATGACGTCGAAAGTCAGCTCTTCGATTGGGGCGTCCTGAAGTGGCTGAGCACGCCTGACGTGACGGGTGGCGAGCGCTTCAGCGCTGGCGTCGTCAAACTCGAACCCGGAAAGGGCCATGAGCGCCACTCGCACCCTGACAGCGACGAGATCCTCTTCGTCATCCAGGGCGAGGGTGAACAAGAGGTCGCCGATCAGACACGCGATATCTCGGCCGGCGAGATGGTGTTCGTTCCTGAAGGCGTCGAACACGGAACGGTCAACACCAGCTGGGAACCGTTGTTACTGCTCGCGGTCTACGCACCACCGGGTCCTGAAGAGGTACTCCGGGATCTTCCTGAGTGTGAGATCGTCCCGCCGGGCGAACTGCCGACACCCGAGAACGTGGAGGAGTGA
- a CDS encoding phosphoenolpyruvate hydrolase family protein, giving the protein MEFTRQESLDRLQETVSGGDPIIGAGAGTGISAKFAERGGVDLLIIYNSGHYRMNGRGSLAGLLPYGDANEIVVEMGHEVLPVVKDTPVLAGVNGTDPFRQMDVFIESLKRRGFSGVQNFPTVGLIDEDSGFRQNLEETGMGYDKEVDMIQEAAEQGMLTCPYVFSEEQAREMTEAGADVVVSHMGLTTSGDIGAETALDLDAAAERVQAHHDAAKEVNQDVLVICHGGPIAWPDDAQYVLEHTEGVVGFFGASSIERLPTEEAIEAQAREFKEISLEDD; this is encoded by the coding sequence ATGGAATTCACACGGCAGGAGTCCCTTGATCGACTTCAGGAAACAGTATCGGGCGGCGATCCGATCATCGGCGCAGGTGCAGGGACCGGTATCTCGGCGAAGTTCGCCGAGCGCGGTGGCGTCGATCTACTGATCATCTACAATTCCGGTCACTATCGGATGAACGGTCGGGGGTCGCTGGCTGGCCTCCTTCCTTACGGTGACGCCAACGAGATCGTCGTCGAGATGGGCCACGAAGTGCTTCCAGTCGTCAAGGACACGCCAGTTCTCGCCGGCGTCAACGGGACCGACCCGTTCCGACAGATGGATGTGTTCATCGAGAGCCTGAAACGACGTGGGTTCTCGGGCGTCCAGAACTTCCCGACGGTGGGTCTCATCGACGAGGACAGCGGGTTCAGACAGAATCTCGAGGAAACGGGGATGGGCTACGACAAGGAAGTCGACATGATCCAAGAAGCGGCCGAGCAAGGAATGCTCACCTGCCCATACGTCTTCAGCGAGGAGCAGGCTCGCGAGATGACCGAGGCCGGAGCGGACGTGGTCGTCTCACATATGGGACTGACTACATCTGGGGATATTGGTGCCGAGACGGCACTAGATCTCGATGCCGCAGCCGAGCGCGTTCAAGCTCATCACGACGCCGCAAAAGAGGTAAACCAGGACGTACTGGTGATCTGTCACGGCGGCCCGATCGCATGGCCCGACGATGCCCAGTACGTACTGGAACACACCGAGGGTGTCGTCGGATTCTTCGGTGCGTCGAGCATCGAACGCCTCCCAACTGAGGAGGCAATCGAAGCACAGGCCCGCGAATTCAAGGAGATTAGTCTCGAAGATGACTGA
- a CDS encoding cytochrome ubiquinol oxidase subunit I, with product MLPLETYSAVNAEWLIFLSPELASRAQFGWTITVHILFAALSVGLAPFIIYFTWKDVWTDDERFSRLRSFWVTVFAVGFVMGTVTGIPMSFQFGTNFPRFATIAGELIGGPLAFEAKMAFFLEAVFLGILLFGRERVSDRTYVLSSVLVGIGAWLSAFWILVVNAWMQTPQGYDTITQNGMRVARLTDPVAAFLTPRLPWMYVHMVNASVISVALLVGGVSAYLVWKTHDSTAWQASLKIAVLLLLVTAPLQAVHGDAYGRHVADTQPQKFAAMEAHYETGQADLHLLAFPKDLSALTDPHAENLYTVSLPGLGSYLATGGDPDAEVLGLNEYEHNPPVALVFWSFRFMVGLGFLFIGLAMWGGSLTYRDKLADSDRFLKAMMAATPLGYAALLTGWYVTEIGRQPWVIQGELKTSDAVSQSLTAGEAMATLAVFLIVYVGLIAAALLVLRWLVREELQDLGVLAPSQETGHGRIPWVGGDD from the coding sequence GTGCTCCCACTCGAAACGTACAGTGCTGTCAACGCGGAATGGCTGATTTTCCTCTCCCCAGAACTCGCGAGTCGTGCACAATTTGGCTGGACGATTACTGTTCACATCCTCTTTGCCGCGCTCTCGGTCGGGCTGGCACCGTTCATCATCTATTTCACCTGGAAAGACGTCTGGACCGACGATGAACGGTTCAGTCGGTTGCGCTCTTTCTGGGTGACGGTCTTCGCAGTCGGCTTCGTGATGGGTACGGTAACAGGCATCCCCATGAGCTTCCAGTTTGGGACAAACTTCCCGCGGTTTGCGACAATCGCTGGCGAATTGATCGGTGGTCCGCTGGCCTTTGAGGCGAAGATGGCGTTTTTCCTCGAAGCCGTCTTCCTCGGCATCTTGCTTTTCGGACGTGAGCGGGTGAGCGACCGAACGTATGTCCTCTCGTCGGTGCTGGTCGGGATCGGTGCATGGCTGTCGGCGTTCTGGATTCTAGTGGTCAACGCCTGGATGCAGACACCTCAAGGCTATGATACGATAACCCAGAACGGAATGCGGGTCGCCAGGCTGACCGACCCGGTAGCTGCCTTTCTCACGCCGCGACTCCCGTGGATGTACGTCCACATGGTCAACGCCTCCGTCATCTCTGTCGCATTGCTGGTCGGTGGTGTCTCGGCGTACTTGGTCTGGAAGACCCACGACTCGACGGCCTGGCAAGCCTCTCTAAAGATCGCGGTCCTGTTATTGCTGGTTACAGCACCACTGCAGGCCGTTCACGGTGATGCCTACGGTCGCCACGTCGCGGACACCCAGCCCCAGAAGTTCGCCGCTATGGAGGCCCACTACGAGACTGGACAGGCCGACCTTCACCTACTCGCGTTTCCGAAAGATCTCAGTGCGCTGACCGACCCACACGCGGAAAACCTCTACACCGTCAGTCTACCTGGCCTCGGTTCCTACCTCGCCACCGGCGGTGACCCTGACGCTGAGGTACTCGGGTTGAACGAGTACGAACACAACCCCCCGGTGGCGCTGGTGTTCTGGTCGTTCCGGTTTATGGTCGGACTCGGCTTCCTTTTCATCGGTCTCGCAATGTGGGGAGGGTCCCTCACATACAGAGACAAACTCGCCGACAGCGACCGATTCCTGAAGGCGATGATGGCCGCGACGCCACTGGGGTACGCCGCCTTGCTCACCGGTTGGTACGTCACAGAGATCGGTCGGCAGCCGTGGGTCATTCAGGGCGAATTGAAGACCAGTGATGCAGTCTCGCAGTCGCTGACCGCCGGGGAAGCGATGGCGACGCTGGCAGTGTTTCTCATCGTGTATGTTGGGCTAATTGCCGCGGCTCTCCTCGTCTTACGGTGGCTCGTGAGAGAGGAACTGCAGGACCTCGGCGTTCTTGCCCCGTCGCAGGAAACCGGACACGGACGCATTCCGTGGGTGGGTGGCGATGACTGA
- a CDS encoding cytochrome d ubiquinol oxidase subunit II, protein MTELLSVDRYLLDALPEVWFGVVMFALAMYVVLDGFDFGIGMLYATRSDEDDRETLLSVFGPVWDANEVWLVAFGTMLLAAFPSVYSRLLADNYLLVIGFVLALLFRGIAPELREQCEDDRWQRMCDASFVGGSTLAPLLFGVLAGRWIFDVPTLSVPALLTGVGLTTVSVVTGAAFISAKTGSSLAADLRRYGIAGTVSYLGGVAILLTTVVVTDAGGTADAVLSVPIAVVVALSALSGLAGIGFARREQYRRWLVSALTLPALLSLLVALLLYPVIYPATGLTVREAVVSPLALNLVTVMGLPVLLLVLWYFKFLYGVFSGPVVDESYGP, encoded by the coding sequence ATGACTGAGTTGCTCTCCGTGGATCGCTACCTCCTTGACGCGCTCCCAGAGGTGTGGTTTGGCGTCGTCATGTTCGCGCTGGCAATGTACGTGGTTCTCGACGGATTCGACTTCGGCATCGGTATGCTGTACGCCACTCGGAGCGACGAAGACGACAGGGAGACACTCCTGTCGGTGTTTGGGCCGGTCTGGGACGCCAACGAGGTGTGGCTGGTCGCCTTCGGAACAATGTTGTTAGCCGCGTTCCCGAGCGTGTACTCTCGGTTGCTCGCTGACAACTATCTGCTCGTTATCGGGTTTGTTCTCGCGCTGTTGTTCCGGGGCATAGCACCGGAACTGCGCGAGCAATGCGAGGACGATCGGTGGCAACGGATGTGTGACGCTTCTTTCGTCGGGGGCAGCACGCTCGCACCACTGCTGTTTGGCGTCCTCGCCGGGCGCTGGATCTTCGATGTTCCGACGCTGTCGGTGCCGGCGCTCTTGACAGGTGTCGGACTGACCACGGTATCAGTCGTCACGGGCGCGGCTTTCATCTCGGCCAAGACTGGCTCCTCCCTTGCCGCCGACCTGCGCAGGTACGGTATCGCCGGAACGGTATCATATCTCGGTGGTGTCGCCATCCTTCTGACGACTGTCGTCGTGACAGACGCCGGCGGCACAGCTGACGCCGTTCTCTCTGTCCCGATTGCTGTGGTAGTCGCTCTCTCTGCCCTCTCAGGCCTGGCTGGGATAGGCTTCGCTCGCCGCGAGCAGTATCGGCGATGGCTCGTGAGTGCGCTAACTCTTCCCGCGCTGTTGAGCCTCCTCGTTGCGCTTCTGCTGTACCCAGTTATCTACCCTGCGACCGGACTGACCGTCCGAGAGGCCGTCGTCTCACCACTCGCGCTCAACCTTGTCACCGTGATGGGGCTGCCGGTGCTACTGCTCGTGCTCTGGTATTTCAAGTTCCTCTATGGCGTCTTCAGCGGACCCGTTGTCGACGAATCCTATGGTCCTTGA
- a CDS encoding heavy metal translocating P-type ATPase, giving the protein MSTCTLCDLPVKDPITNDDIDGEFCCRGCLEVAQLVDDGEDVDLSIAAVRDRVEAEETRPDGPEGAETAYLSIDGMHCQTCEGFIELLAEEEEGVHEARASYATEMAQVVYDPDCIDRNAIAAALSRLGYQAHGPDEENDSLRSRVEFGKYRAVLAAVLMMPVLVLYVLFIYPVYLGIYPESFLYGSTVEAMVFWPLIVWSTLILVGLGYPVFRGAYVSLRVGRPNMDVLIAIAVLAAYLYSLATYLTGGRDPYFDVAVMVLAIVTIGNHLESQVKHAALGNRADLTDSRVDEARRLDDDSETSETIEIAKCEPGDRLLVKPGERIPVDGQIVDGTAAIDEALITGESLPQRKSVGDSVLGGSILTDNAIIVEVGPEKTSTMDRLVELLWNVKSSATGVQHIVNRFAVLFVPFVLGLAALTATGWFVLGNDPNTAIMAGVAVLVVSCPCSLGIATPLALAAATRDATDNRMLILNETVLERIDDSSVVVFDKTGTLTTGEMELVDVVGDDPDEVLAMAAAVERRSSHPIAAAIDEAAPPTTRSVSSFESADRTVSALVDDTRVVLGHPGSFDTDEWTIPTEIEAAVTDAYESGTHPTAVAWEGAVKGVVTVQDTPRESWERVVSETAAADRDIVVLTGDDERMTETFANHPAVDHVFAGVRPESKEVIVQGLRERGTTTMIGDGTNDAPALASADLGIAVSSGTDLAIEAADAVVLDDRLDAVPEVFELASETRGRIKQNLVWAAGYNAIALPLAITGVITPLIAAVMMAISSLIVVFNSKRRLLPADGDYLAEPDSGERTEQLDAPVQSD; this is encoded by the coding sequence ATGTCCACCTGTACACTCTGTGACCTCCCCGTCAAAGACCCGATTACCAACGATGACATTGACGGCGAGTTCTGCTGTCGAGGCTGTTTAGAGGTCGCACAGTTAGTTGACGACGGTGAGGATGTCGACCTTTCGATTGCGGCCGTCCGTGACCGTGTCGAGGCCGAGGAGACCAGGCCCGATGGCCCCGAGGGTGCCGAAACAGCCTACCTCTCGATTGACGGGATGCACTGTCAGACTTGCGAGGGATTCATTGAACTCCTTGCCGAAGAGGAGGAAGGCGTTCACGAGGCGCGTGCGAGTTACGCGACTGAAATGGCACAGGTGGTGTACGATCCTGACTGCATCGATCGAAACGCGATCGCTGCGGCACTCAGTCGACTGGGCTACCAAGCTCACGGTCCTGACGAAGAGAACGACTCACTACGTTCACGCGTCGAGTTCGGCAAATACCGTGCGGTGCTCGCGGCAGTTCTGATGATGCCTGTGTTGGTTCTCTACGTCCTGTTCATATACCCGGTGTATCTCGGCATCTATCCCGAGAGTTTCCTCTATGGGAGCACTGTCGAGGCGATGGTGTTCTGGCCACTAATTGTCTGGAGCACACTCATACTCGTTGGACTTGGATACCCGGTCTTCCGTGGGGCCTACGTGAGCCTGAGAGTCGGTCGCCCGAACATGGACGTGTTGATAGCTATCGCGGTACTTGCAGCGTATCTCTACTCGCTGGCAACCTACCTCACGGGCGGGCGTGACCCGTACTTCGACGTCGCAGTGATGGTGCTCGCGATCGTCACTATCGGCAATCATCTGGAGTCACAGGTCAAACACGCTGCACTCGGTAACCGTGCCGACCTCACGGATTCACGCGTCGATGAGGCCCGCCGACTCGACGACGACAGTGAGACCAGTGAAACCATCGAAATTGCGAAGTGTGAGCCTGGCGACCGGCTGTTAGTCAAACCCGGCGAGCGGATCCCGGTCGACGGCCAGATCGTCGACGGGACTGCCGCGATTGATGAGGCACTTATCACGGGTGAATCTCTCCCGCAACGAAAATCGGTCGGGGACAGTGTCCTCGGCGGGTCGATCCTTACTGACAATGCGATTATCGTTGAAGTTGGTCCCGAAAAAACTAGCACGATGGATCGCCTCGTCGAACTCCTCTGGAACGTCAAGAGTTCTGCCACGGGTGTGCAACATATTGTCAACCGCTTTGCGGTACTGTTCGTTCCATTCGTACTCGGACTTGCCGCGCTGACCGCCACCGGCTGGTTCGTCCTTGGTAACGACCCGAACACAGCTATAATGGCCGGGGTCGCCGTGCTAGTAGTCTCGTGCCCATGCTCGCTCGGCATCGCTACTCCGCTCGCTCTCGCAGCGGCCACCCGCGATGCCACCGACAATCGCATGCTCATTCTCAACGAGACAGTGCTTGAACGGATCGACGACTCTTCGGTCGTCGTATTCGACAAGACTGGGACGCTCACCACTGGGGAGATGGAGCTTGTGGACGTCGTTGGCGACGATCCCGACGAAGTGCTCGCGATGGCGGCCGCCGTCGAACGTCGGTCAAGCCACCCAATCGCCGCTGCCATTGACGAGGCTGCCCCGCCGACCACGCGATCGGTGTCGAGTTTCGAGAGCGCCGACCGTACCGTGTCAGCACTTGTCGACGATACTCGCGTCGTTTTGGGCCACCCGGGCTCATTCGATACTGACGAGTGGACAATCCCCACGGAAATCGAGGCAGCTGTCACGGACGCTTACGAGTCGGGTACTCATCCAACGGCGGTTGCTTGGGAGGGGGCCGTCAAAGGAGTCGTTACAGTCCAAGATACGCCCCGTGAGAGTTGGGAACGCGTGGTTTCCGAGACCGCGGCCGCGGATCGGGATATCGTCGTGCTGACTGGCGACGACGAGCGGATGACTGAGACGTTTGCAAACCATCCCGCAGTTGATCACGTCTTCGCAGGCGTGCGCCCCGAGTCGAAGGAAGTGATCGTCCAGGGACTCCGCGAGCGCGGGACGACGACAATGATCGGCGACGGAACGAACGACGCGCCCGCACTCGCTAGCGCCGACCTCGGGATCGCAGTCTCGAGCGGCACCGATCTGGCGATCGAGGCGGCCGATGCGGTAGTGCTTGACGACCGTCTCGACGCCGTTCCAGAGGTCTTCGAGTTGGCGAGTGAAACTCGAGGCCGGATCAAACAGAACCTCGTCTGGGCGGCCGGCTACAACGCGATTGCACTCCCATTGGCGATAACCGGTGTGATCACACCGTTGATCGCCGCCGTTATGATGGCGATCAGTAGCCTCATTGTCGTCTTTAACTCGAAACGTCGACTCCTTCCGGCGGACGGAGATTATTTGGCTGAGCCCGACTCTGGCGAACGCACCGAACAACTCGACGCTCCAGTCCAGTCGGACTGA
- a CDS encoding sulfite exporter TauE/SafE family protein has protein sequence MISAVLVQLSEISITSGYGLVVFFMIGLFGGAHCLGMCGPLVATYAERMETQDRWASALTLYEVRQHTLFNLGRTVSYAIIGCVFGAAGALLYGTIGLAGFLRPAQGVVGICIGVAIMVMGLTRLAGYQQGAVEGVVAGTGFGSLFARTYTVISRRVDRWVNGIGIIGLGALHGLLPCMLLYPAFLYAFAQGSPVYGLLSLGALGVGTIPSVFLYGTVIQSVSTRQRQVVHYGLGVLFVGLGYILVAMGLMRFGVMLPLPDIPYYQPIAESEAVA, from the coding sequence ATGATATCAGCAGTTCTAGTACAGCTGAGTGAGATCAGCATCACAAGTGGCTACGGACTGGTCGTGTTTTTCATGATTGGCCTTTTCGGAGGTGCACACTGTCTTGGAATGTGCGGCCCGCTCGTTGCAACCTATGCCGAGCGTATGGAAACCCAGGACCGGTGGGCGAGCGCACTCACACTCTATGAGGTGCGTCAGCACACACTGTTCAACCTCGGCCGGACGGTGAGCTACGCCATCATCGGATGCGTCTTCGGAGCTGCCGGCGCGCTACTGTACGGAACCATCGGGCTCGCTGGATTTCTCCGGCCAGCTCAGGGTGTCGTCGGAATCTGCATTGGCGTAGCAATTATGGTTATGGGACTCACCCGGTTAGCCGGCTACCAACAAGGAGCCGTTGAAGGAGTTGTTGCCGGTACTGGGTTCGGCTCACTATTCGCGCGAACCTACACAGTCATTTCAAGACGGGTCGACCGCTGGGTCAACGGTATCGGCATTATCGGCCTCGGCGCGCTTCATGGGTTGTTGCCGTGTATGCTTCTCTATCCGGCATTCCTGTACGCGTTTGCCCAGGGCTCACCCGTATATGGCCTCCTCTCGCTCGGTGCGCTCGGGGTCGGGACGATCCCCAGTGTGTTTCTCTACGGAACGGTTATCCAATCAGTGAGCACCCGCCAGCGGCAGGTAGTCCATTACGGACTCGGTGTATTGTTCGTTGGGCTCGGATACATACTGGTAGCGATGGGACTTATGCGGTTTGGCGTCATGCTTCCGTTACCAGATATCCCGTACTATCAACCGATCGCCGAATCGGAGGCGGTTGCGTAA